Proteins co-encoded in one Acidimicrobiales bacterium genomic window:
- a CDS encoding sugar ABC transporter ATP-binding protein: MAHRVLDIRGLSKTFPGQKALIDVDFSVDAGSVHALVGQNGSGKSTLIKCLAGYHTPDPGAQATVRRGRDADASPSQFRLGDAKAAEDAGIRFVHQDLGLVEDLGAAENLALGTGYRTSYGTINWRLQNRIATEALRELGYDFDVRTPVGELTPAERTGLAIARALHDWESSVDLLVLDEPTAALPGKDVARLFEVVKAVSERGVGVVYVSHHLDEVFEIADVVTILRDGHKVADRPTAELDHEALIQLIVGSAVDAGSAAALAEEVQDRPVVLSTQGLGGLTLESVDFEVHEGEVLGIAGITGSGREVVARLLFGALSRTGRVEVSGTALANQRPDIAMGAGMAFVPADRKQTAIIPEMTVRENITITRLSDYFTRFFLSRRPERADVRDWMERLDVRPRAPEREIKNLSGGNQQKAVLAKWLRLDPKVLVLDEPTQGVDVGAKADIHRLIDHAAEEGTAVVVCSTDTEELVRVCSRVIVLLRGRELTQLVGSDISVERIEALQLQTTQETTA; this comes from the coding sequence GTGGCACATCGTGTGCTCGATATCAGGGGGCTTTCGAAGACGTTCCCGGGCCAGAAGGCGCTCATCGACGTGGACTTCTCGGTCGATGCCGGATCTGTTCACGCCCTCGTCGGGCAGAACGGTTCGGGAAAGTCGACGCTCATCAAGTGCCTGGCGGGCTATCACACGCCGGATCCGGGAGCGCAGGCCACCGTCCGCAGGGGGCGCGACGCCGATGCCAGCCCCTCGCAGTTCCGCCTCGGTGACGCCAAGGCGGCGGAGGACGCGGGTATCCGTTTCGTGCACCAGGACCTCGGCCTCGTCGAAGACCTCGGTGCCGCGGAGAACCTCGCTCTGGGGACCGGCTACCGCACGAGCTACGGCACGATCAACTGGCGACTGCAGAACCGGATCGCCACCGAGGCGCTGCGCGAGCTCGGCTACGACTTCGACGTCCGCACCCCCGTGGGGGAACTGACCCCCGCCGAACGGACCGGGCTCGCCATCGCCCGCGCGTTGCACGACTGGGAGTCGAGCGTCGATCTGCTGGTACTCGACGAGCCCACCGCTGCGCTGCCCGGCAAAGACGTGGCGCGGCTGTTCGAAGTGGTCAAGGCGGTCAGCGAGCGCGGTGTCGGTGTGGTCTACGTCTCGCACCACCTCGATGAGGTGTTCGAGATCGCCGACGTCGTGACGATCCTCCGAGACGGGCACAAGGTCGCGGACCGCCCCACCGCGGAACTCGACCACGAGGCGCTGATCCAGCTCATCGTCGGTTCCGCCGTGGACGCCGGCTCCGCTGCGGCACTGGCCGAGGAGGTCCAGGATCGACCAGTCGTGCTGTCCACGCAGGGCCTCGGCGGCCTCACGCTGGAATCCGTCGACTTCGAGGTGCACGAGGGAGAAGTGCTCGGCATCGCCGGGATCACGGGCTCGGGGCGTGAAGTCGTCGCCCGACTGCTCTTCGGGGCGCTGAGTCGCACCGGCAGGGTGGAGGTGTCCGGAACCGCCCTGGCGAACCAGCGACCCGACATCGCCATGGGAGCCGGCATGGCCTTCGTCCCCGCCGATCGCAAGCAGACGGCGATCATCCCCGAAATGACCGTCCGCGAGAACATCACGATCACCCGGTTGTCGGACTACTTCACGCGGTTCTTCCTGTCCCGTCGGCCCGAACGCGCCGACGTCCGCGACTGGATGGAACGCCTCGACGTGCGCCCCCGGGCCCCCGAGCGTGAGATCAAGAACCTCTCCGGCGGGAACCAGCAGAAGGCCGTTCTCGCCAAGTGGCTGCGGCTGGACCCGAAGGTTCTCGTACTCGACGAGCCGACCCAGGGCGTCGACGTCGGCGCCAAGGCCGACATCCACAGACTTATCGACCACGCGGCCGAAGAGGGCACCGCGGTGGTGGTCTGTTCGACCGACACCGAGGAACTCGTGAGGGTCTGCTCACGGGTGATCGTGCTCCTGCGGGGTCGCGAGCTGACCCAGCTCGTGGGCTCGGACATCTCGGTCGAACGCATCGAGGCACTACAGCTCCAGACGACCCAGGAGACGACGGCATGA